From the Ciona intestinalis chromosome 2, KH, whole genome shotgun sequence genome, one window contains:
- the LOC100178505 gene encoding uncharacterized protein LOC100178505 isoform X3, whose translation MEDVNIATSAQDNPTNTTTTDDKQPEIPEDGQNENRDHELEPDTDVNPQACRNEELKEMMASSSHIHVDVDEIAGTVASMVTQTSINGENAGLGATSEKIELNDDLIQRIKQEVLDAVREEIAAIRRDVNTDFPSTTRGAVAKQPTIVRNPKNIKEEIRKLKKEMKEMKIKKKSVERSKKQSASSITRKFAASFICENLCDGSCVSIGESFVKYWVLKNEGARVWDGKVTLELIQESPSLGSSVDPAIDFNNLLKWGPQITSVQVPIVQPSGTAVLAVTHVAPAYPCAYTSSWCLQRNGRIFGPRVWCTVQVVERKKEGGLKTTCPSVTEDEPESETSYIGDDSKWIRRQTSENKPPVHADDFNNIITFQMEDIGDSDIMRSPQEKYSYAVPSNRPLVQKDQPAVSEATDVQDNIPSNQTNQPLTEDTKTVQPGGLPSESLKSIEEKKEDGSERSEIKEENKQEECENEVSDFESIGLVEQHEDPQEEQEDGEEEEDGEDEDSNDVSSSDEEGSEHMSDFEVIPLPECFDTSRPLSAPTSMENNEPVNQENTPINQDEVVNHPDEVVIDNDDAAKQEDTSANQDDEPVTQVDEPVTHDDEPVTHDDEPITHDDEPVTHDDEPVNQIDEPVNQENDHATSQNETSQPINPTPVHSLPQSIIDLDKPCPVVDYTQGYITPSQRTAPVDEPWTQQPIPLPRGVLDADKPWVAVVAPHKVPAHRTSQMLPSETTSKPWDAESILSSGTEVPNPHNTDEADSLNGDDSPQIYYPPHDGIDEDEFILAPQSAPTPPTLAPVAPTPLIFNPSPMDQLFEMGFSDYDLNVEVLNRCGGDVAKAVQMLLTPGTSRTRHPRNGGYTEV comes from the exons ATGGAGGATGTAAACATTGCTACGTCTGCACAAGACAAtccaacaaacacaacaactACAGATGATAAACAACCAGAGATTCCTGAAGATGGACAGAATGAAAATAGGGATCATGAATTGGAACCAGATACAGATGTG aACCCACAGGCTTGCCGAAATGAGGAACTTAAGGAGATGATGGCTTCTAGTAGTCATATACATGTTGATGTTGATGAAATAGCAGGCACAGTTGCAAGCATGGTAACACAGACTTCAATAAATGGGGAGAATGCTGGCCTTGGTGCTACGTCTGAAAAAATCGAACTTAATGATGATTTAATACAAAGAATTAAACAA gAAGTTCTTGATGCTGTACGTGAAGAAATAGCAGCAATACGACGTGATGTAAACACAG ATTTTCCTTCTACCACCCGAGGTGCTGTTGCTAAGCAACCAACCATTGTAAGAAACCCAAAGAACATTAAGGAAGAAATCAG aaaattgaaaaaagaaatgaaagaaatgaaaataaagaaaaaatctgTTGAACGCAGCAAAAAACAATCTGCTTCTTCTATTACAAG GAAATTTGCTGCGAGTTTCATTTGTGAGAATCTTTGTGATGGTAGTTGCGTTTCTATTGGTGAATCTTTTGTGAAATACTGGGTGCTTAAGAACGAAGGTGCAAGGGTATGGGATGGTAAAGTTACG CTTGAGTTAATACAAGAATCTCCATCTCTTGGATCATCTGTTGATCCAGCAATTGACTTCAACAACCTTCTTAAGTGGGGGCCACAGATTACTAGTGTTCAGGTACCAATAGTCCAACCCAGTGGCACTGCTGTGCTGGCTGTCACCCATGTGGCCCCTGCGTACCCGTGTGCGTATACTTCATCATGGTGTTTGCAACGAAACGGACGAATCTTTGGACCAAG GGTTTGGTGCACTGTACAAGTTGTTGAGAGAAAGAAGGAAGGGGGGTTGAAGACGACGTGTCCGTCTGTAACGGAAGATGAACCTGAGTCAG AAACCTCATATATTGGAGACGATTCGAAGTGGATTCGTCGTCAAACTTCGGAGAATAAACCTCCTGTTCACGCTGATGATTTTAACAACATCATCACATTTCAAATGGAGGATATAGGGG ATTCTGATATAATGAGATCTCCACAGGAAAAATATTCATACGCCGTCCCGTCAAACAGACCATTGGTTCAAAAGGACCAACCAGCAG TTTCAGAAGCAACAGACGTTCAAGATAATATTCCTTCAAATCAAACCAACCAACCACTGACAGAAGATAcaaaaacag TCCAACCAGGTGGCTTACCATCTGAGAGCTTGAAGAGCATAGAAGAGAAAAAGGAAGATGGATCTGAGAGGAGTGAGATAAAGGAAGAGAATAAGCAAGAGGAGTGTGAGAATGAGGTGTCAGATTTTGAATCAATAGGTCTGGTTGAACAACATGAG GATCCACAAGAAGAGCAAGAAGATGGGGAAGAGGAGGAAGATGGGGAAGATGAGGATAGCAATGATGTTTCATCATCAGATGAGGAGGGTAGTGAACACATGAGCGACTTTGAAGTCATTCCTCTGCCTGAGTGTTTCGATACATCAAGACCCCTGAGTGCCCCAACTAGTATGGAGAACAATgaacctgtcaatcaagaAAATACGCCTATCAATCAAGATGAAGTTGTCAATCACCCCGATGAAGTTGTCATTGACAATGATGATGCTGCCAAACAAGAAGATACATCTGCCAATCAAGATGATGAACCTGTCACTCAAGTTGATGAACCTGTCACTCATGACGATGAACCTGTCACTCATGATGATGAACCAATCACTCATGATGATGAACCTGTCACTCATGATGAtgaacctgtcaatcaaattgaTGAACCTGTCAATCAGGAAAATGATCATGCCACTtcacaaaatgaaacatcacaACCGATAAATCCAACTCCAGTGCATTCGCTCCCACAATCCATTATTGATCTTGACAAACCATGTCCAGTGGTGGATTACACACAAGGTTACATCACACCCAGCCAACGTACGGCACCTGTGGATGAACCATGGACACAACAACCAATACCATTACCACGAGGTGTGTTAGACGCAGATAAGCCATGGGTTGCAGTCGTGGCACCTCATAAAGTACCAGCTCACCGCACAAGTCAAATGTTACCGAGTGAAACAACTTCCAAGCCATGGGATGCAGAATCTATTTTATCAAGTG gAACAGAAGTACCAAACCCTCACAACACTGATGAAGCAGATTCATTAAACGGAGATGATTCACCCCAAATATATTACCCGCCACACGATGGAATTGATGAAGATGAGTTTATCCTCGCTCCTCAATCTGCTCCCACCCCTCCCACTCTTGCTCCTGTTGCTCCCACTCCTCTCATTTTTAACCCATCACCCATGGATCAGTTGTTCGAGATGGGATTCAGCGATTACGACCTCAATGTTGAGGTTTTAAATCGTTGTGGGGGGGACGTGGCTAAAGCTGTCCAGATGCTTCTAACTCCAGGCACCTCTCGTACAAGACATCCCCGCAATGGCGGTTACACTGAGGTTTAA
- the LOC100178505 gene encoding uncharacterized protein LOC100178505 isoform X5, translated as MEDVNIATSAQDNPTNTTTTDDKQPEIPEDGQNENRDHELEPDTDVVGKNPQACRNEELKEMMASSSHIHVDVDEIAGTVASMVTQTSINGENAGLGATSEKIELNDDLIQRIKQEVLDAVREEIAAIRRDVNTDFPSTTRGAVAKQPTIVRNPKNIKEEIRKLKKEMKEMKIKKKSVERSKKQSASSITRKFAASFICENLCDGSCVSIGESFVKYWVLKNEGARVWDGKVTLELIQESPSLGSSVDPAIDFNNLLKWGPQITSVQVPIVQPSGTAVLAVTHVAPAYPCAYTSSWCLQRNGRIFGPRVWCTVQVVERKKEGGLKTTCPSVTEDEPESETSYIGDDSKWIRRQTSENKPPVHADDFNNIITFQMEDIGDSDIMRSPQEKYSYAVPSNRPLVQKDQPAEATDVQDNIPSNQTNQPLTEDTKTGGLPSESLKSIEEKKEDGSERSEIKEENKQEECENEVSDFESIGLVEQHEDPQEEQEDGEEEEDGEDEDSNDVSSSDEEGSEHMSDFEVIPLPECFDTSRPLSAPTSMENNEPVNQENTPINQDEVVNHPDEVVIDNDDAAKQEDTSANQDDEPVTQVDEPVTHDDEPVTHDDEPITHDDEPVTHDDEPVNQIDEPVNQENDHATSQNETSQPINPTPVHSLPQSIIDLDKPCPVVDYTQGYITPSQRTAPVDEPWTQQPIPLPRGVLDADKPWVAVVAPHKVPAHRTSQMLPSETTSKPWDAESILSSGTEVPNPHNTDEADSLNGDDSPQIYYPPHDGIDEDEFILAPQSAPTPPTLAPVAPTPLIFNPSPMDQLFEMGFSDYDLNVEVLNRCGGDVAKAVQMLLTPGTSRTRHPRNGGYTEV; from the exons ATGGAGGATGTAAACATTGCTACGTCTGCACAAGACAAtccaacaaacacaacaactACAGATGATAAACAACCAGAGATTCCTGAAGATGGACAGAATGAAAATAGGGATCATGAATTGGAACCAGATACAGATGTGGTGGGTAAA aACCCACAGGCTTGCCGAAATGAGGAACTTAAGGAGATGATGGCTTCTAGTAGTCATATACATGTTGATGTTGATGAAATAGCAGGCACAGTTGCAAGCATGGTAACACAGACTTCAATAAATGGGGAGAATGCTGGCCTTGGTGCTACGTCTGAAAAAATCGAACTTAATGATGATTTAATACAAAGAATTAAACAA gAAGTTCTTGATGCTGTACGTGAAGAAATAGCAGCAATACGACGTGATGTAAACACAG ATTTTCCTTCTACCACCCGAGGTGCTGTTGCTAAGCAACCAACCATTGTAAGAAACCCAAAGAACATTAAGGAAGAAATCAG aaaattgaaaaaagaaatgaaagaaatgaaaataaagaaaaaatctgTTGAACGCAGCAAAAAACAATCTGCTTCTTCTATTACAAG GAAATTTGCTGCGAGTTTCATTTGTGAGAATCTTTGTGATGGTAGTTGCGTTTCTATTGGTGAATCTTTTGTGAAATACTGGGTGCTTAAGAACGAAGGTGCAAGGGTATGGGATGGTAAAGTTACG CTTGAGTTAATACAAGAATCTCCATCTCTTGGATCATCTGTTGATCCAGCAATTGACTTCAACAACCTTCTTAAGTGGGGGCCACAGATTACTAGTGTTCAGGTACCAATAGTCCAACCCAGTGGCACTGCTGTGCTGGCTGTCACCCATGTGGCCCCTGCGTACCCGTGTGCGTATACTTCATCATGGTGTTTGCAACGAAACGGACGAATCTTTGGACCAAG GGTTTGGTGCACTGTACAAGTTGTTGAGAGAAAGAAGGAAGGGGGGTTGAAGACGACGTGTCCGTCTGTAACGGAAGATGAACCTGAGTCAG AAACCTCATATATTGGAGACGATTCGAAGTGGATTCGTCGTCAAACTTCGGAGAATAAACCTCCTGTTCACGCTGATGATTTTAACAACATCATCACATTTCAAATGGAGGATATAGGGG ATTCTGATATAATGAGATCTCCACAGGAAAAATATTCATACGCCGTCCCGTCAAACAGACCATTGGTTCAAAAGGACCAACCAGCAG AAGCAACAGACGTTCAAGATAATATTCCTTCAAATCAAACCAACCAACCACTGACAGAAGATAcaaaaacag GTGGCTTACCATCTGAGAGCTTGAAGAGCATAGAAGAGAAAAAGGAAGATGGATCTGAGAGGAGTGAGATAAAGGAAGAGAATAAGCAAGAGGAGTGTGAGAATGAGGTGTCAGATTTTGAATCAATAGGTCTGGTTGAACAACATGAG GATCCACAAGAAGAGCAAGAAGATGGGGAAGAGGAGGAAGATGGGGAAGATGAGGATAGCAATGATGTTTCATCATCAGATGAGGAGGGTAGTGAACACATGAGCGACTTTGAAGTCATTCCTCTGCCTGAGTGTTTCGATACATCAAGACCCCTGAGTGCCCCAACTAGTATGGAGAACAATgaacctgtcaatcaagaAAATACGCCTATCAATCAAGATGAAGTTGTCAATCACCCCGATGAAGTTGTCATTGACAATGATGATGCTGCCAAACAAGAAGATACATCTGCCAATCAAGATGATGAACCTGTCACTCAAGTTGATGAACCTGTCACTCATGACGATGAACCTGTCACTCATGATGATGAACCAATCACTCATGATGATGAACCTGTCACTCATGATGAtgaacctgtcaatcaaattgaTGAACCTGTCAATCAGGAAAATGATCATGCCACTtcacaaaatgaaacatcacaACCGATAAATCCAACTCCAGTGCATTCGCTCCCACAATCCATTATTGATCTTGACAAACCATGTCCAGTGGTGGATTACACACAAGGTTACATCACACCCAGCCAACGTACGGCACCTGTGGATGAACCATGGACACAACAACCAATACCATTACCACGAGGTGTGTTAGACGCAGATAAGCCATGGGTTGCAGTCGTGGCACCTCATAAAGTACCAGCTCACCGCACAAGTCAAATGTTACCGAGTGAAACAACTTCCAAGCCATGGGATGCAGAATCTATTTTATCAAGTG gAACAGAAGTACCAAACCCTCACAACACTGATGAAGCAGATTCATTAAACGGAGATGATTCACCCCAAATATATTACCCGCCACACGATGGAATTGATGAAGATGAGTTTATCCTCGCTCCTCAATCTGCTCCCACCCCTCCCACTCTTGCTCCTGTTGCTCCCACTCCTCTCATTTTTAACCCATCACCCATGGATCAGTTGTTCGAGATGGGATTCAGCGATTACGACCTCAATGTTGAGGTTTTAAATCGTTGTGGGGGGGACGTGGCTAAAGCTGTCCAGATGCTTCTAACTCCAGGCACCTCTCGTACAAGACATCCCCGCAATGGCGGTTACACTGAGGTTTAA
- the LOC100178505 gene encoding uncharacterized protein LOC100178505 isoform X2 — protein sequence MEDVNIATSAQDNPTNTTTTDDKQPEIPEDGQNENRDHELEPDTDVVGKNPQACRNEELKEMMASSSHIHVDVDEIAGTVASMVTQTSINGENAGLGATSEKIELNDDLIQRIKQEVLDAVREEIAAIRRDVNTDFPSTTRGAVAKQPTIVRNPKNIKEEIRKLKKEMKEMKIKKKSVERSKKQSASSITRKFAASFICENLCDGSCVSIGESFVKYWVLKNEGARVWDGKVTLELIQESPSLGSSVDPAIDFNNLLKWGPQITSVQVPIVQPSGTAVLAVTHVAPAYPCAYTSSWCLQRNGRIFGPRVWCTVQVVERKKEGGLKTTCPSVTEDEPESETSYIGDDSKWIRRQTSENKPPVHADDFNNIITFQMEDIGDSDIMRSPQEKYSYAVPSNRPLVQKDQPAEATDVQDNIPSNQTNQPLTEDTKTVQPGGLPSESLKSIEEKKEDGSERSEIKEENKQEECENEVSDFESIGLVEQHEDPQEEQEDGEEEEDGEDEDSNDVSSSDEEGSEHMSDFEVIPLPECFDTSRPLSAPTSMENNEPVNQENTPINQDEVVNHPDEVVIDNDDAAKQEDTSANQDDEPVTQVDEPVTHDDEPVTHDDEPITHDDEPVTHDDEPVNQIDEPVNQENDHATSQNETSQPINPTPVHSLPQSIIDLDKPCPVVDYTQGYITPSQRTAPVDEPWTQQPIPLPRGVLDADKPWVAVVAPHKVPAHRTSQMLPSETTSKPWDAESILSSGTEVPNPHNTDEADSLNGDDSPQIYYPPHDGIDEDEFILAPQSAPTPPTLAPVAPTPLIFNPSPMDQLFEMGFSDYDLNVEVLNRCGGDVAKAVQMLLTPGTSRTRHPRNGGYTEV from the exons ATGGAGGATGTAAACATTGCTACGTCTGCACAAGACAAtccaacaaacacaacaactACAGATGATAAACAACCAGAGATTCCTGAAGATGGACAGAATGAAAATAGGGATCATGAATTGGAACCAGATACAGATGTGGTGGGTAAA aACCCACAGGCTTGCCGAAATGAGGAACTTAAGGAGATGATGGCTTCTAGTAGTCATATACATGTTGATGTTGATGAAATAGCAGGCACAGTTGCAAGCATGGTAACACAGACTTCAATAAATGGGGAGAATGCTGGCCTTGGTGCTACGTCTGAAAAAATCGAACTTAATGATGATTTAATACAAAGAATTAAACAA gAAGTTCTTGATGCTGTACGTGAAGAAATAGCAGCAATACGACGTGATGTAAACACAG ATTTTCCTTCTACCACCCGAGGTGCTGTTGCTAAGCAACCAACCATTGTAAGAAACCCAAAGAACATTAAGGAAGAAATCAG aaaattgaaaaaagaaatgaaagaaatgaaaataaagaaaaaatctgTTGAACGCAGCAAAAAACAATCTGCTTCTTCTATTACAAG GAAATTTGCTGCGAGTTTCATTTGTGAGAATCTTTGTGATGGTAGTTGCGTTTCTATTGGTGAATCTTTTGTGAAATACTGGGTGCTTAAGAACGAAGGTGCAAGGGTATGGGATGGTAAAGTTACG CTTGAGTTAATACAAGAATCTCCATCTCTTGGATCATCTGTTGATCCAGCAATTGACTTCAACAACCTTCTTAAGTGGGGGCCACAGATTACTAGTGTTCAGGTACCAATAGTCCAACCCAGTGGCACTGCTGTGCTGGCTGTCACCCATGTGGCCCCTGCGTACCCGTGTGCGTATACTTCATCATGGTGTTTGCAACGAAACGGACGAATCTTTGGACCAAG GGTTTGGTGCACTGTACAAGTTGTTGAGAGAAAGAAGGAAGGGGGGTTGAAGACGACGTGTCCGTCTGTAACGGAAGATGAACCTGAGTCAG AAACCTCATATATTGGAGACGATTCGAAGTGGATTCGTCGTCAAACTTCGGAGAATAAACCTCCTGTTCACGCTGATGATTTTAACAACATCATCACATTTCAAATGGAGGATATAGGGG ATTCTGATATAATGAGATCTCCACAGGAAAAATATTCATACGCCGTCCCGTCAAACAGACCATTGGTTCAAAAGGACCAACCAGCAG AAGCAACAGACGTTCAAGATAATATTCCTTCAAATCAAACCAACCAACCACTGACAGAAGATAcaaaaacag TCCAACCAGGTGGCTTACCATCTGAGAGCTTGAAGAGCATAGAAGAGAAAAAGGAAGATGGATCTGAGAGGAGTGAGATAAAGGAAGAGAATAAGCAAGAGGAGTGTGAGAATGAGGTGTCAGATTTTGAATCAATAGGTCTGGTTGAACAACATGAG GATCCACAAGAAGAGCAAGAAGATGGGGAAGAGGAGGAAGATGGGGAAGATGAGGATAGCAATGATGTTTCATCATCAGATGAGGAGGGTAGTGAACACATGAGCGACTTTGAAGTCATTCCTCTGCCTGAGTGTTTCGATACATCAAGACCCCTGAGTGCCCCAACTAGTATGGAGAACAATgaacctgtcaatcaagaAAATACGCCTATCAATCAAGATGAAGTTGTCAATCACCCCGATGAAGTTGTCATTGACAATGATGATGCTGCCAAACAAGAAGATACATCTGCCAATCAAGATGATGAACCTGTCACTCAAGTTGATGAACCTGTCACTCATGACGATGAACCTGTCACTCATGATGATGAACCAATCACTCATGATGATGAACCTGTCACTCATGATGAtgaacctgtcaatcaaattgaTGAACCTGTCAATCAGGAAAATGATCATGCCACTtcacaaaatgaaacatcacaACCGATAAATCCAACTCCAGTGCATTCGCTCCCACAATCCATTATTGATCTTGACAAACCATGTCCAGTGGTGGATTACACACAAGGTTACATCACACCCAGCCAACGTACGGCACCTGTGGATGAACCATGGACACAACAACCAATACCATTACCACGAGGTGTGTTAGACGCAGATAAGCCATGGGTTGCAGTCGTGGCACCTCATAAAGTACCAGCTCACCGCACAAGTCAAATGTTACCGAGTGAAACAACTTCCAAGCCATGGGATGCAGAATCTATTTTATCAAGTG gAACAGAAGTACCAAACCCTCACAACACTGATGAAGCAGATTCATTAAACGGAGATGATTCACCCCAAATATATTACCCGCCACACGATGGAATTGATGAAGATGAGTTTATCCTCGCTCCTCAATCTGCTCCCACCCCTCCCACTCTTGCTCCTGTTGCTCCCACTCCTCTCATTTTTAACCCATCACCCATGGATCAGTTGTTCGAGATGGGATTCAGCGATTACGACCTCAATGTTGAGGTTTTAAATCGTTGTGGGGGGGACGTGGCTAAAGCTGTCCAGATGCTTCTAACTCCAGGCACCTCTCGTACAAGACATCCCCGCAATGGCGGTTACACTGAGGTTTAA
- the LOC100178505 gene encoding uncharacterized protein LOC100178505 isoform X4 — MEDVNIATSAQDNPTNTTTTDDKQPEIPEDGQNENRDHELEPDTDVVGKNPQACRNEELKEMMASSSHIHVDVDEIAGTVASMVTQTSINGENAGLGATSEKIELNDDLIQRIKQEVLDAVREEIAAIRRDVNTDFPSTTRGAVAKQPTIVRNPKNIKEEIRKLKKEMKEMKIKKKSVERSKKQSASSITRKFAASFICENLCDGSCVSIGESFVKYWVLKNEGARVWDGKVTLELIQESPSLGSSVDPAIDFNNLLKWGPQITSVQVPIVQPSGTAVLAVTHVAPAYPCAYTSSWCLQRNGRIFGPRVWCTVQVVERKKEGGLKTTCPSVTEDEPESETSYIGDDSKWIRRQTSENKPPVHADDFNNIITFQMEDIGDSDIMRSPQEKYSYAVPSNRPLVQKDQPAVSEATDVQDNIPSNQTNQPLTEDTKTGGLPSESLKSIEEKKEDGSERSEIKEENKQEECENEVSDFESIGLVEQHEDPQEEQEDGEEEEDGEDEDSNDVSSSDEEGSEHMSDFEVIPLPECFDTSRPLSAPTSMENNEPVNQENTPINQDEVVNHPDEVVIDNDDAAKQEDTSANQDDEPVTQVDEPVTHDDEPVTHDDEPITHDDEPVTHDDEPVNQIDEPVNQENDHATSQNETSQPINPTPVHSLPQSIIDLDKPCPVVDYTQGYITPSQRTAPVDEPWTQQPIPLPRGVLDADKPWVAVVAPHKVPAHRTSQMLPSETTSKPWDAESILSSGTEVPNPHNTDEADSLNGDDSPQIYYPPHDGIDEDEFILAPQSAPTPPTLAPVAPTPLIFNPSPMDQLFEMGFSDYDLNVEVLNRCGGDVAKAVQMLLTPGTSRTRHPRNGGYTEV, encoded by the exons ATGGAGGATGTAAACATTGCTACGTCTGCACAAGACAAtccaacaaacacaacaactACAGATGATAAACAACCAGAGATTCCTGAAGATGGACAGAATGAAAATAGGGATCATGAATTGGAACCAGATACAGATGTGGTGGGTAAA aACCCACAGGCTTGCCGAAATGAGGAACTTAAGGAGATGATGGCTTCTAGTAGTCATATACATGTTGATGTTGATGAAATAGCAGGCACAGTTGCAAGCATGGTAACACAGACTTCAATAAATGGGGAGAATGCTGGCCTTGGTGCTACGTCTGAAAAAATCGAACTTAATGATGATTTAATACAAAGAATTAAACAA gAAGTTCTTGATGCTGTACGTGAAGAAATAGCAGCAATACGACGTGATGTAAACACAG ATTTTCCTTCTACCACCCGAGGTGCTGTTGCTAAGCAACCAACCATTGTAAGAAACCCAAAGAACATTAAGGAAGAAATCAG aaaattgaaaaaagaaatgaaagaaatgaaaataaagaaaaaatctgTTGAACGCAGCAAAAAACAATCTGCTTCTTCTATTACAAG GAAATTTGCTGCGAGTTTCATTTGTGAGAATCTTTGTGATGGTAGTTGCGTTTCTATTGGTGAATCTTTTGTGAAATACTGGGTGCTTAAGAACGAAGGTGCAAGGGTATGGGATGGTAAAGTTACG CTTGAGTTAATACAAGAATCTCCATCTCTTGGATCATCTGTTGATCCAGCAATTGACTTCAACAACCTTCTTAAGTGGGGGCCACAGATTACTAGTGTTCAGGTACCAATAGTCCAACCCAGTGGCACTGCTGTGCTGGCTGTCACCCATGTGGCCCCTGCGTACCCGTGTGCGTATACTTCATCATGGTGTTTGCAACGAAACGGACGAATCTTTGGACCAAG GGTTTGGTGCACTGTACAAGTTGTTGAGAGAAAGAAGGAAGGGGGGTTGAAGACGACGTGTCCGTCTGTAACGGAAGATGAACCTGAGTCAG AAACCTCATATATTGGAGACGATTCGAAGTGGATTCGTCGTCAAACTTCGGAGAATAAACCTCCTGTTCACGCTGATGATTTTAACAACATCATCACATTTCAAATGGAGGATATAGGGG ATTCTGATATAATGAGATCTCCACAGGAAAAATATTCATACGCCGTCCCGTCAAACAGACCATTGGTTCAAAAGGACCAACCAGCAG TTTCAGAAGCAACAGACGTTCAAGATAATATTCCTTCAAATCAAACCAACCAACCACTGACAGAAGATAcaaaaacag GTGGCTTACCATCTGAGAGCTTGAAGAGCATAGAAGAGAAAAAGGAAGATGGATCTGAGAGGAGTGAGATAAAGGAAGAGAATAAGCAAGAGGAGTGTGAGAATGAGGTGTCAGATTTTGAATCAATAGGTCTGGTTGAACAACATGAG GATCCACAAGAAGAGCAAGAAGATGGGGAAGAGGAGGAAGATGGGGAAGATGAGGATAGCAATGATGTTTCATCATCAGATGAGGAGGGTAGTGAACACATGAGCGACTTTGAAGTCATTCCTCTGCCTGAGTGTTTCGATACATCAAGACCCCTGAGTGCCCCAACTAGTATGGAGAACAATgaacctgtcaatcaagaAAATACGCCTATCAATCAAGATGAAGTTGTCAATCACCCCGATGAAGTTGTCATTGACAATGATGATGCTGCCAAACAAGAAGATACATCTGCCAATCAAGATGATGAACCTGTCACTCAAGTTGATGAACCTGTCACTCATGACGATGAACCTGTCACTCATGATGATGAACCAATCACTCATGATGATGAACCTGTCACTCATGATGAtgaacctgtcaatcaaattgaTGAACCTGTCAATCAGGAAAATGATCATGCCACTtcacaaaatgaaacatcacaACCGATAAATCCAACTCCAGTGCATTCGCTCCCACAATCCATTATTGATCTTGACAAACCATGTCCAGTGGTGGATTACACACAAGGTTACATCACACCCAGCCAACGTACGGCACCTGTGGATGAACCATGGACACAACAACCAATACCATTACCACGAGGTGTGTTAGACGCAGATAAGCCATGGGTTGCAGTCGTGGCACCTCATAAAGTACCAGCTCACCGCACAAGTCAAATGTTACCGAGTGAAACAACTTCCAAGCCATGGGATGCAGAATCTATTTTATCAAGTG gAACAGAAGTACCAAACCCTCACAACACTGATGAAGCAGATTCATTAAACGGAGATGATTCACCCCAAATATATTACCCGCCACACGATGGAATTGATGAAGATGAGTTTATCCTCGCTCCTCAATCTGCTCCCACCCCTCCCACTCTTGCTCCTGTTGCTCCCACTCCTCTCATTTTTAACCCATCACCCATGGATCAGTTGTTCGAGATGGGATTCAGCGATTACGACCTCAATGTTGAGGTTTTAAATCGTTGTGGGGGGGACGTGGCTAAAGCTGTCCAGATGCTTCTAACTCCAGGCACCTCTCGTACAAGACATCCCCGCAATGGCGGTTACACTGAGGTTTAA